In Bradyrhizobium guangdongense, the sequence GCCGGCCGCACCTTCGGGGCGCAAGAAGTAGGTTTGCTCACACGTTCGAGCCGTGGATCGCGTCGATCACGGCGTCGGTGACGTCCTTGGTCGTCGCCTTGCCGCCGACGTCAGGCGTCAGCACGCCGGCCGCGCAGACCTGCTCGACCGCCTTCATCAAACGTGCGGCGGCATCCTTTTCACCGAGATGTTCGAGCATCTGCGCACCGGTCCAGAACGTCGCGACCGGGTTGGCGATGCCTTTGCCGGTGATGTCGAAGGCGGAGCCGTGGATCGGCTCGAACATCGAGGGGAAGCGGCGCTGCGGATCGATGTTGCCGGTCGGCGCCACGCCGAGGCTCCCGGCCAGCGCACCGGCGAGGTCGGAGAGGATGTCGGCGTGCAGATTGGTCGCGACGATGGTGTCGAGGCTCTTCGGGTGCAGCGTCATGCGCACCGTCATGGCGTCGACCAGCATCTTGTCCCAGGTCACGTCGGGGAATTCGGTCGCGACCTCGGCCGCGATCTCGTCCCACATCACCATGCCGTGCCGCTGTGCGTTCGACTTGGTCACCACGGTGAGGAATTTGCGCGGCCGCGACTGCGCGAGCTGGAAGGCATAACGCATGATCCTGCTGACCCCGACGCGGGTGAACACCGCGACTTCGGTGCCGACCTCTTCCGGCAGGCCCTTGTGCGCGCGGCCGCCCATGCCGGCATATTCGCCTTCCGAATTCTCGCGCACGATCACCCAGTCGAGATCGCCGACGCCGACATTGCGCAGCGGAGAGGCGACGCCCGGCAAAATCTTGGTCGGCCGCACATTGGCGTATTGGTCGAAACCCTGGCAGATCGGCAGCCGCAGGCCCCACAGCGTGATGTGGTCGGGCACGTCAGGGGCGCCGACTGCGCCAAAATAGATCGCGTCGAATTTCCTGAGCTCGGCGAGGCCGTCGGCCGGCATCATCACGCCGTGCTTCTTGTAGTAGTCAGAGCCCCAGTCGAACGTCTTGACGTTGAAGGCGAGATCGCCGCTGCGCTTGGCCAGCGCTTCCAGCACGCGCACGCCGGCCGAGATCACCTCGGGGCCGATGCCGTCGGCGGGAATGGCTGCGATCGAATGGGTGCGCATGGGAAGGCTCCGTTTGAGAGATCAATGGGATTGCGTGACGGCTTCGACGGGCGCGGTTTTCGCGCGCGACAATAGCAGGGTCAGGGCCGCGGAGAGAACCAGCAGGCCGCTGACGAAGTAAAGCCCGCCGATGAAGCTGCCGGTCTGGTCCTTGATCCAGCCGATCATGGCGGGACCGACGAAGCCGCCGAGATTGCCGATCGAATTGATGGTCGCGATGCCTGCGGCGGCCGCCGGGCCGGACAGGAACAGCGTTGGCATGCTCCAGAGCGGCGGTTTCGCCGAGGAGATCCCGATGTTCACCAGCGTCAGCGCAACGAGGACGGTGACCACTCCGGCTGCAAGGCCAGCATAGGCAAGGCCCGCGGCCGAGAGCAGGCAGGCAAGCACGACATGCCAGGTACGTTCGCCGGTGCGGTCTGAATGCCGCGCCCACAGCACCATGGCGACCACGGCAGCGGTTGCCGGCAATGCGTTGAGGAATCCGACCTGGAGCGAGGACAGGCCGAATTGCTTGATGATCTGCGGCGCCCAGACGCCGAGCGTATAGAGACCCGCCGAAGTGCCGAAATAGATCAGCGACAGTGCCAGCACGCGGGGATCGGCCAGCCCGCGCCAGATGCTGTGGCTCGCGGTCGCAGCTTTGCGCGTGGTCTCTTCGTTCATGGTCTCGACCAGCCAGCGGCGCTCGTCCTCGCCGAGCCATTTCGCCTTCTCGGGCCGATCGGTCAGGAGCGCCAGCACGACGAAGCCGAGCAGCACGGCAGGCAGTGCCTCCAGCACGAACAGCCATTGCCAGCCCTTGAGGCCGAGCATTCCGTCCATCTCCAAGAGCGCGCCCGAGACCGGCGAGCCCAGCACGGTCGAGAGCGGTGCGGCCGCCATGAACAGGGCGGTCACAGCGGCGCGCTGGCGTGCCGGGAACCAGTAGGAGAGATAAAGGATGATGCCGGGAAAGAAGCCGGCCTCCGCGACGCCGAGCAGGAAGCGCAGGATGTAGAAGCTGGTCGCGCCTTGCACGAACGCCATCGCCGCCGAGACGAGGCCCCACGTAATCATCACCCGCGCGATCCAGATTCGCGCGCCGACCTTGTGCAGAATGATGTTGGAGGGCACCTCGAACAGGAAATAGCCCCAGAAGAAGATACCGGCGCCAAAACCGTAGACGGTCGGCGACAGGCCGATGTCCTTGTTCATCGTCAGTGAGGCGAAGCCGATGTTGACGCGGTCGACGAAGGCCACGAAGTAGAGCAGCATGATGAAGGGAACGATGCGCCAGGTGATCTTGCGCAGCACGCGCGTCTGAATCTCGCTCGCCACCCTGGTCTCCCTATATGCGTTCTCGATGTGCGGCACCGAACCTAGGCGGGGGCGGGAGCCTGACTCAATTGGCGCTGGTTTATACAAAAAAATGATATAATCGTCCCATGGTCGCCCGACAGCCCGGGCATGGCGACTGGTGCAGGCGAGAGGATTTGCGAATGGAATTGCATCAGCTTCGATGCTTCGTGGCGGCGGCCGAGCAACTGCATTTCGGCCGCGCCGCACAGCATCTCCAGATGCTGCCGTCGGCGCTCGGACGTCAGATCAGGCTATTGGAAGAGGATCTGGGCACGCGGCTGTTCGCGCGCACGACCCGCGCCGTTTCGCTTACCGAGGACGGCGCGACGCTGCTGCGCGACGCCCGCGCCATCCTTGCCAAGGTCGAAGCCGTCGAGAGCAACTTGCGCAACCGCTCGCGCGCGGGCGCGGCGCGGCGGCTGCGGATCGGTGCCATCGACAGCGCCGCAGCGGGGCTGCTACCGCCGCTCTTGCGCGACTTCCGCGCCGGGAATCCGGATATCTCAGTCCAACTCCTGGAAGACAAGACCGTCCGGTTGCTGCCAAAGATCCTGACCGGTGCGCTCGATCTCGCCTTCGTCCGACCGCCCGACCGGCCGGACAAGCGGCTGGAGTTTCGCCCGTTGCTCCAGGAGACCGCGATCGTGGCCTTTCCGCAGCGCCATGCGCTCGCCGCGCGGAAGTCGGTGATGCTGGCCGACATCGCCGACGAAGCGATGCTGGTGCCGGACCGCCGCTCGCGGCCGCACAGCCACGACCTCACGGTCAAGCTGTTCGAGCAGGCCGGGCTGACGCCGCGCATCGTGCAGGTTGCAGACGAGAAACAGACCATCATCAACCTGGTCGCAACGAAGCTCGGCGTTGCGATCGTGCCGCGCTGGACCACGCGGATGGCGGTCTCGGGCGTGCGCTTCGTGCCGCTCCGTCCCAAGCAGAGCGGTCCCGTCGGCCGGCTGCCGCTGGCCGCAGCCTGGCTGCGCGGCTCGCGCGATCCGGCTCGCGACGCCATGCTGTCGGTGCTGGAGGCGCGCCTGCGCAGCTATGCGCGGGAGGCGTGAGCGGTTATGACACTGACGTGGACAAACAGTGAGATACGATGACGGATCAGAATGCTTCAAGCGAATTGCGGGTGGCGATTGCAGGCCTCGGTTCGATCGGCACAAAGGTAGCAAGCGCGCTCGATCAGGGCATCGAGGGATTGGCGCTGTCGGCGCTGGCAGTGCGCGATCCCGCCAAGCACCAGGCGTTTCTCGGCGGCCTGCGCCATCCGCCGCAAATCCTGCCGATCGATCGGCTCGGCGACGCCGCCGATATCGTGGTGGAATGCGCACCGAGCAGCCAATTGCGAGGGATCATCGAGCCAGCGGTGAGACGCGGCAAGTCCGCGGTCGTGGTCAGCGTCGGCGGGCTGCTCGACAATTACGATCTGGTTGATCTCGCCCGCGCCAATGGCGGCCGCATCCTCGTGTCGACAGGCGCGCTGATCGGACTTGATGCGGTGAACGCCGCCGCGATCGGAACCATCCATTCGGTGAAGATGGTGACGCGCAAGCCGATCGATGGACTCAAGGGCGCGCCGTTCATCGTTCAGAACAACATCGACATCGACAATCTGCGCGAGCCGCTGAAACTGTTCGAGGGCAGCGCACGCGACGCGGCGAAGGGCTTTCCGGCCAATGTCAATGTCGCGGTTGCGCTGTCGCTGGCGGGCATCGGACCCGATCGTACTCAGATCCAGGTTTGGGCCGACCCGACGGTGACGCGCAATGTTCATCGTATCGAGGTCGAAGCGGATTCGGCGCGGTTCTCGATGAGTATCGAGAACATCCCGTCCGAAAATCCCAAGACCGGTCTGATCACCGCGCTGTCCGTGATCGCGCTGCTGCGCAAGCAGCGCGCCACGCTGTGCGTGGGGACGTGATCCTTACGCCCCCGTCACGCGCCAGATCACGTTGCCGACGTCGTCGGCCATCAGCAGCGACTTCTTGTCGGGGCCGATCACGACACCGACCGGTCGGCCGTAGGATTCCTTCTCGTCGGGGGACAGGAAGCCCGACAGGATGTCGCGCGAAGGGCCGGACGGCTTGCCGTTCTCAAACGGGACGAACACCAGCTTGTAGCCGGACAACTTGCTGCGATTCCACGAGCCGTGCTGGCCGATCACCATGCCGTCTCCGAAGCCGGGCAGGGTCCCTGCCGGCATCCAGCACAGGCCGAGCGACGCGGTGTGGCCGCCGAGCGCGTAGTCCGGCTGCAGCGCTTTCGCGACCATCGCCGGATCCTGCGGCACGCGGTCGTCGATCGTCTTGCCCCAGTAGCAATAGGGCCAGCCGTAGAAGCCGCCATCGCGCACCGAGGTCAAATAATCCGGCGGTGTCTCGTCGCCGAGCCCGTCGCGCTCGTTGACCACCGTCCAGAGCACGCCCGTCGTCGGCTCCCAGGCAAGCCCGACCGGATTGCGCAGACCGGCGCCAAAAATGCGGTGCGTGCCGGCGACGAGGTCGAGTTCGTAGATTGCGGCGCGGCCCTCCTCGACCTCCATGCCCATCTCGGCGATGTTGCTGAGCGAGCCGACGCCGGCATAGAGCTTCTTGCCGTCGGGGCTGGCGAGCAGGCTGCGGGTCCAGTGGCCGCTGGGCTTGAAATTGGTGAGCCGCTTGCCCGGTGCAGTGATGCGGTCGGCATTGGCGACGTAAGGAAAC encodes:
- a CDS encoding tartrate dehydrogenase, whose product is MRTHSIAAIPADGIGPEVISAGVRVLEALAKRSGDLAFNVKTFDWGSDYYKKHGVMMPADGLAELRKFDAIYFGAVGAPDVPDHITLWGLRLPICQGFDQYANVRPTKILPGVASPLRNVGVGDLDWVIVRENSEGEYAGMGGRAHKGLPEEVGTEVAVFTRVGVSRIMRYAFQLAQSRPRKFLTVVTKSNAQRHGMVMWDEIAAEVATEFPDVTWDKMLVDAMTVRMTLHPKSLDTIVATNLHADILSDLAGALAGSLGVAPTGNIDPQRRFPSMFEPIHGSAFDITGKGIANPVATFWTGAQMLEHLGEKDAAARLMKAVEQVCAAGVLTPDVGGKATTKDVTDAVIDAIHGSNV
- a CDS encoding MFS transporter, with protein sequence MASEIQTRVLRKITWRIVPFIMLLYFVAFVDRVNIGFASLTMNKDIGLSPTVYGFGAGIFFWGYFLFEVPSNIILHKVGARIWIARVMITWGLVSAAMAFVQGATSFYILRFLLGVAEAGFFPGIILYLSYWFPARQRAAVTALFMAAAPLSTVLGSPVSGALLEMDGMLGLKGWQWLFVLEALPAVLLGFVVLALLTDRPEKAKWLGEDERRWLVETMNEETTRKAATASHSIWRGLADPRVLALSLIYFGTSAGLYTLGVWAPQIIKQFGLSSLQVGFLNALPATAAVVAMVLWARHSDRTGERTWHVVLACLLSAAGLAYAGLAAGVVTVLVALTLVNIGISSAKPPLWSMPTLFLSGPAAAAGIATINSIGNLGGFVGPAMIGWIKDQTGSFIGGLYFVSGLLVLSAALTLLLSRAKTAPVEAVTQSH
- a CDS encoding LysR family transcriptional regulator codes for the protein MELHQLRCFVAAAEQLHFGRAAQHLQMLPSALGRQIRLLEEDLGTRLFARTTRAVSLTEDGATLLRDARAILAKVEAVESNLRNRSRAGAARRLRIGAIDSAAAGLLPPLLRDFRAGNPDISVQLLEDKTVRLLPKILTGALDLAFVRPPDRPDKRLEFRPLLQETAIVAFPQRHALAARKSVMLADIADEAMLVPDRRSRPHSHDLTVKLFEQAGLTPRIVQVADEKQTIINLVATKLGVAIVPRWTTRMAVSGVRFVPLRPKQSGPVGRLPLAAAWLRGSRDPARDAMLSVLEARLRSYAREA
- a CDS encoding aspartate dehydrogenase; protein product: MTDQNASSELRVAIAGLGSIGTKVASALDQGIEGLALSALAVRDPAKHQAFLGGLRHPPQILPIDRLGDAADIVVECAPSSQLRGIIEPAVRRGKSAVVVSVGGLLDNYDLVDLARANGGRILVSTGALIGLDAVNAAAIGTIHSVKMVTRKPIDGLKGAPFIVQNNIDIDNLREPLKLFEGSARDAAKGFPANVNVAVALSLAGIGPDRTQIQVWADPTVTRNVHRIEVEADSARFSMSIENIPSENPKTGLITALSVIALLRKQRATLCVGT
- a CDS encoding PQQ-dependent sugar dehydrogenase, with translation MTFSSIFAQFVAVLGGIALQWRKLTGTEPAPAWGQTPAIPEAKPQGAIPTLKMPTARGWSQGQKPTVAAGLKVNAFATGLDHPRWIEVLPNGDVLIAEATQVAGPPRSVFHYAMQATMRRAAALGVSANRITLLRDKDGDGVAEVSGAFMENLNQPFGMALVGDTFYVGNTDGVMAFPYVANADRITAPGKRLTNFKPSGHWTRSLLASPDGKKLYAGVGSLSNIAEMGMEVEEGRAAIYELDLVAGTHRIFGAGLRNPVGLAWEPTTGVLWTVVNERDGLGDETPPDYLTSVRDGGFYGWPYCYWGKTIDDRVPQDPAMVAKALQPDYALGGHTASLGLCWMPAGTLPGFGDGMVIGQHGSWNRSKLSGYKLVFVPFENGKPSGPSRDILSGFLSPDEKESYGRPVGVVIGPDKKSLLMADDVGNVIWRVTGA